The following proteins are co-located in the Microbacterium sp. Clip185 genome:
- the rpsE gene encoding 30S ribosomal protein S5 → MSDATNTNQETEVTDATQAAATETAPAEREREPRRGGRERNANQRDRGSRDRSESQFLERVVTINRVSKVVKGGRRFSFTALVVVGDGNGVVGVGYGKAREVPLAISKGVEEAKRNFFRVPRTGSTIPHPVQGEAAAGVVLLRPAAAGTGVIAGGPVRAVLECAGIHDVLSKSLGSSNTINIVHATVEALKQLEEPRQVAARRGLDFDQVAPARLVRAEAEAAAASKVGA, encoded by the coding sequence GTGAGCGATGCAACGAACACCAACCAGGAGACCGAAGTGACCGATGCCACTCAGGCGGCGGCGACGGAGACGGCGCCCGCCGAGCGTGAGCGGGAGCCGCGTCGCGGTGGCCGTGAGCGCAACGCCAACCAGCGTGACCGCGGGTCGCGCGACCGCTCGGAGAGCCAGTTCCTCGAGCGCGTCGTGACCATCAACCGTGTGTCGAAGGTCGTCAAGGGTGGCCGTCGCTTCAGCTTCACCGCTCTCGTTGTCGTCGGTGACGGCAACGGTGTGGTGGGTGTCGGCTACGGCAAGGCCCGCGAGGTCCCGCTCGCGATCTCGAAGGGTGTCGAGGAAGCCAAGCGCAACTTCTTCCGCGTCCCCCGCACGGGATCGACCATCCCGCACCCGGTCCAGGGTGAGGCTGCCGCGGGCGTCGTCCTGCTGCGCCCCGCTGCTGCCGGTACCGGTGTTATCGCCGGTGGCCCCGTGCGCGCCGTGCTCGAGTGCGCCGGTATCCACGACGTCCTCTCGAAGTCCCTCGGCTCGTCGAACACGATCAACATCGTGCACGCGACCGTCGAGGCCCTGAAGCAGCTCGAAGAGCCGCGTCAGGTGGCAGCCCGTCGTGGCCTCGACTTCGACCAGGTCGCTCCGGCCCGTCTGGTTCGCGCCGAGGCTGAGGCCGCGGCCGCATCGAAGGTAGGTGCCTGA
- the rplR gene encoding 50S ribosomal protein L18, with translation MAVTSKSEARARRHSRLRKKIVGTAERPRLVVTRSARHVFVQVVDDSKGHTVASASTLETDLRGFDGDKTSKARKVGELVAERAKAAGVADVVFDRGGNRYAGRVAAIAEGAREGGLNL, from the coding sequence ATGGCCGTGACTTCCAAGTCCGAGGCCCGCGCTCGTCGCCACTCGCGTCTTCGCAAGAAGATCGTCGGCACCGCCGAGCGCCCCCGCCTCGTCGTGACCCGTTCGGCCCGCCACGTCTTCGTGCAGGTCGTCGACGACAGCAAGGGCCACACCGTGGCCAGTGCGTCCACCCTCGAGACCGATCTGCGCGGCTTCGACGGTGACAAGACCTCGAAGGCCCGCAAGGTCGGCGAGCTCGTCGCCGAGCGCGCGAAGGCGGCCGGCGTTGCCGACGTCGTCTTCGACCGTGGCGGCAACCGCTACGCCGGTCGTGTCGCCGCGATCGCCGAGGGCGCCCGCGAAGGAGGGCTGAACCTGTGA
- the rplF gene encoding 50S ribosomal protein L6, whose translation MSRIGRLPIDIPVGVTVSVSGQDVSVKGPKGELTLTAAHPIEVKVEENQVLVTRPDDERESRSLHGLTRTLINNNIIGVTQGYTKGLEVVGTGYRVAQKGSSVEFALGFSHPVLVDPPAGITFTVEGNNKLTVSGIDKQAVGEAAANIRKIRKPEPYKGKGVRYAGEVVRRKAGKAGK comes from the coding sequence ATGTCGCGTATCGGACGTCTTCCCATCGACATCCCCGTCGGCGTCACCGTCTCGGTGTCCGGTCAGGATGTCTCCGTCAAGGGCCCGAAGGGCGAGCTCACGCTCACCGCTGCCCACCCGATCGAGGTCAAGGTCGAGGAGAACCAGGTTCTCGTCACCCGCCCCGACGACGAGCGCGAGTCGCGGTCGCTTCACGGCCTGACCCGCACGCTCATCAACAACAACATCATCGGCGTCACCCAGGGCTACACCAAGGGTCTCGAGGTCGTCGGCACGGGTTACCGCGTCGCGCAGAAGGGCTCGTCCGTCGAGTTCGCGCTGGGCTTCTCGCACCCCGTCCTGGTCGACCCGCCTGCGGGCATCACGTTCACGGTCGAGGGCAACAACAAGCTCACCGTGAGCGGGATCGACAAGCAGGCCGTCGGTGAGGCAGCTGCCAACATCCGCAAGATCCGCAAGCCCGAGCCGTACAAGGGCAAGGGTGTGCGCTACGCCGGCGAGGTCGTCCGGCGCAAGGCCGGAAAGGCTGGTAAGTAA
- the rpsH gene encoding 30S ribosomal protein S8: MTMTDPVADLLTRLRNANSAHHDSVSLPSSKLKTHIAEILQQEGYISGWEVTDARVGQTLTLTLKYGPNRERSIAGIKRVSKPGLRVYAKSTEIPKVLGGLGVAILSTSSGLLTDRQAESKGVGGEVLAYVW; the protein is encoded by the coding sequence ATGACGATGACAGACCCGGTCGCAGATCTGCTGACCCGTCTGCGCAACGCGAACTCGGCGCACCACGACTCCGTGTCGCTGCCGAGCTCCAAGCTCAAGACCCACATCGCCGAGATCCTCCAGCAGGAGGGCTACATCTCCGGCTGGGAGGTCACCGACGCGCGTGTCGGCCAGACGCTGACGCTCACGCTGAAGTACGGCCCCAACCGCGAGCGGTCGATCGCCGGCATCAAGCGCGTGTCGAAGCCCGGCCTGCGCGTGTACGCGAAGTCGACCGAGATCCCCAAGGTCCTCGGCGGCCTCGGCGTCGCGATCCTGTCCACCTCCTCTGGCCTCCTCACGGACCGTCAGGCCGAGTCGAAGGGCGTGGGTGGGGAAGTCCTCGCCTACGTGTGGTGA
- the rplE gene encoding 50S ribosomal protein L5, whose translation MSTATAAEAGKTQPRLKQKYNAEIKKAMQDEFGYANVMQIPGLVKVVVNTGVGEAARDSKVIDGAVDDLTKITGQKPVVTKARKSIAQFKLREGQAIGAHVTLRGDRAWEFIDRLVNLALPRIRDFRGLNDRQFDGHGNYTFGLQEQSVFHEIDQDKIDRVRGFDITIVTTANTDDEGRALLRHLGFPFRQA comes from the coding sequence ATGAGCACCGCCACTGCCGCGGAGGCTGGCAAGACCCAGCCCCGCCTGAAGCAGAAGTACAACGCCGAGATCAAGAAGGCGATGCAGGACGAGTTCGGTTACGCGAACGTCATGCAGATCCCCGGCCTGGTCAAGGTCGTCGTGAACACCGGTGTCGGCGAGGCAGCTCGCGACAGCAAGGTGATCGATGGTGCGGTCGACGACCTCACCAAGATCACCGGTCAGAAGCCGGTCGTCACCAAGGCCCGCAAGTCCATCGCGCAGTTCAAGCTGCGTGAGGGTCAGGCCATCGGTGCGCACGTCACCCTGCGCGGCGACCGCGCCTGGGAGTTCATCGACCGTCTCGTGAACCTCGCGCTGCCCCGCATCCGCGACTTCCGCGGTCTGAACGACCGCCAGTTCGACGGCCACGGCAACTACACGTTCGGTCTGCAGGAGCAGTCGGTCTTCCACGAGATCGACCAGGACAAGATCGATCGCGTCCGCGGCTTCGACATCACGATCGTCACGACGGCGAACACGGACGACGAGGGTCGCGCTCTGCTGCGTCACCTCGGCTTCCCGTTCCGCCAGGCGTAA
- the rplX gene encoding 50S ribosomal protein L24, whose amino-acid sequence MAKIKAGDLVQVITGKKQDKGGDRGKQGKVRKVLTEQNRVIVEGVNYVTKHTRVGQTQRGTKTGGIETTEAPIHISNVALVDPSTKKPTRVGRRVEEQVKDGVKRTVRVRYAKKSGKDL is encoded by the coding sequence ATGGCCAAGATCAAGGCAGGTGACCTGGTTCAGGTCATCACTGGTAAGAAGCAGGACAAGGGCGGCGACCGCGGCAAGCAGGGCAAGGTCCGCAAGGTCCTGACCGAGCAGAACCGCGTCATCGTCGAGGGCGTCAACTACGTCACCAAGCACACGCGGGTCGGTCAGACCCAGCGCGGCACCAAGACCGGCGGCATCGAGACGACCGAAGCCCCCATCCACATCTCCAACGTCGCCCTCGTCGACCCCTCGACCAAGAAGCCGACCCGTGTCGGCCGTCGCGTCGAGGAGCAGGTCAAGGACGGCGTCAAGCGCACCGTCCGCGTGCGCTACGCGAAGAAGTCAGGTAAGGACCTCTGA
- the rplN gene encoding 50S ribosomal protein L14, with product MIQNESRLKVADNTGAKELLTIRVLGGSNRRYAGLGDVIVATVKDAIPGGNVKKGDVVKAVVVRTVKQTRRPDGSYIKFDENAAVILKNDGEPRGTRIFGPVGRELRDKKFMKIVSLAPEVI from the coding sequence GTGATTCAGAACGAATCCCGCCTCAAGGTCGCCGACAACACCGGCGCCAAAGAGCTGCTCACGATCCGTGTGCTCGGCGGCTCCAACCGGCGCTACGCCGGCCTGGGCGACGTCATCGTCGCCACGGTCAAGGACGCGATCCCCGGCGGCAACGTCAAGAAGGGCGACGTGGTCAAGGCCGTCGTCGTCCGTACCGTCAAGCAGACCCGTCGTCCCGACGGTTCCTACATCAAGTTCGACGAGAACGCCGCCGTCATCCTGAAGAACGACGGGGAGCCCCGCGGCACCCGTATCTTCGGCCCGGTCGGTCGCGAGCTTCGTGACAAGAAGTTCATGAAGATCGTCTCGCTCGCTCCGGAGGTGATCTGA
- the rpsQ gene encoding 30S ribosomal protein S17 — MATTKKAAEVEQTAGHESSEHDVRDAAARGYRKARRGYVVSDKMDKTIVVEVEDRVKHPLYGKVIRRTSKVKAHDEGNTAGIGDLVLINETRPLSATKRWRLVEILEKAK, encoded by the coding sequence ATGGCCACCACGAAGAAGGCAGCAGAGGTCGAGCAGACCGCTGGGCACGAGAGCTCGGAGCACGACGTCCGTGACGCGGCCGCCCGTGGCTACCGCAAGGCGCGCCGCGGCTACGTCGTCAGCGACAAGATGGACAAGACCATCGTCGTCGAGGTCGAGGACCGCGTGAAGCACCCGCTCTACGGCAAGGTCATCCGCCGCACCTCCAAGGTCAAGGCGCACGACGAGGGCAACACCGCCGGCATCGGCGACCTGGTGCTCATCAACGAGACCCGCCCGCTGAGCGCCACCAAGCGCTGGCGCCTGGTCGAGATCCTCGAGAAGGCCAAGTAA
- the rpmC gene encoding 50S ribosomal protein L29, with product MAIGTKQLAPSELDTFEDQRLVEELRKAKEELFNLRFQSATGQLESHGRIRAVKRDIARLYTVIRERELGIRATPVAAEPAKAKKTKAKKTEDTSAAAEGEAE from the coding sequence ATGGCGATCGGCACCAAGCAGCTCGCCCCGAGCGAGCTCGACACGTTCGAAGACCAGCGCCTCGTCGAGGAGCTGCGCAAGGCCAAGGAAGAGCTGTTCAACCTGCGCTTCCAGTCGGCCACCGGCCAGCTCGAGAGCCACGGCCGCATCCGTGCGGTCAAGCGCGACATCGCGCGGCTCTACACCGTGATCCGCGAGCGCGAGCTGGGCATCCGTGCCACGCCCGTCGCCGCTGAGCCGGCGAAGGCGAAGAAGACGAAGGCGAAGAAGACCGAGGACACCTCGGCCGCCGCCGAAGGAGAGGCTGAGTGA
- the rplP gene encoding 50S ribosomal protein L16 codes for MLIPRKVKYRKQHHPKRDGQATGGTQVSFGEFGIQALTPAYVTNRQIESARIAMTRHIKRGGKVWINIYPDRPLTKKPAETRMGSGKGSPEWWVANVKPGRVLFEVAGVNEQLAREALTRAIHKLPLKARIIKREEGDA; via the coding sequence ATGCTTATTCCCCGTAAGGTCAAGTACCGCAAGCAGCACCACCCGAAGCGTGACGGCCAGGCCACCGGCGGCACCCAGGTGTCGTTCGGCGAGTTCGGCATCCAGGCGCTGACGCCCGCTTACGTGACGAACCGTCAGATCGAGTCCGCCCGTATCGCGATGACCCGTCACATCAAGCGTGGTGGAAAGGTGTGGATCAACATCTACCCCGACCGTCCGCTGACCAAGAAGCCCGCTGAGACCCGCATGGGTTCGGGTAAGGGCTCGCCCGAGTGGTGGGTCGCGAACGTCAAGCCGGGCCGCGTCCTGTTCGAGGTCGCGGGCGTCAACGAGCAGCTCGCTCGCGAGGCGCTGACCCGTGCCATCCACAAGCTGCCGCTGAAGGCACGCATCATCAAGCGCGAGGAGGGCGACGCGTAA
- the rpsC gene encoding 30S ribosomal protein S3, producing MGQKVNPYGFRLGITTDHVSRWFSDSTKPGQRYADYVAEDIKIRKLLLSSLDRAGVSNIEIERTRDRVRVDIHTARPGIVIGRRGAEAERIRGDLEKLTGKQIQLNILEVKNPEADAQLVAQGIAEQLSARVAFRRAMRKGLQGAQRAGAKGIRIQVSGRLGGAEMSRSEFYREGRVPLHTLRANIDYGFYEAKTTFGRIGVKVWIYKGDLTNKELAREQANAPKSRGRDDRGGDRRRGPRNEAPVAEGASA from the coding sequence ATGGGACAGAAAGTCAACCCGTACGGCTTCCGCCTCGGCATCACCACCGACCACGTGTCGCGGTGGTTCTCGGACTCGACGAAGCCCGGACAGCGCTACGCCGACTACGTGGCCGAGGACATCAAGATCCGTAAGCTCCTGCTGTCGAGCCTCGACCGTGCAGGCGTGAGCAACATCGAGATCGAGCGCACCCGTGACCGCGTGCGCGTCGACATCCACACCGCGCGTCCCGGCATCGTGATCGGCCGTCGTGGTGCGGAGGCCGAGCGCATCCGCGGCGACCTCGAGAAGCTCACCGGCAAGCAGATCCAGCTGAACATCCTCGAGGTCAAGAACCCCGAGGCCGACGCTCAGCTGGTCGCGCAGGGCATCGCCGAGCAGCTCTCCGCTCGTGTGGCGTTCCGCCGCGCGATGCGCAAGGGCCTGCAGGGCGCTCAGCGCGCCGGCGCCAAGGGCATCCGCATCCAGGTCTCCGGGCGCCTCGGCGGCGCCGAGATGAGCCGCTCGGAGTTCTACCGCGAAGGCCGTGTGCCCCTGCACACCCTGCGCGCGAACATCGACTACGGCTTCTACGAGGCCAAGACCACCTTCGGCCGCATCGGCGTGAAGGTCTGGATCTACAAGGGCGACCTCACCAACAAGGAACTCGCTCGCGAGCAGGCCAACGCGCCGAAGTCGCGCGGTCGTGACGACCGCGGTGGCGACCGCCGTCGTGGCCCCCGCAACGAGGCCCCCGTCGCAGAAGGAGCGTCTGCCTGA
- the rplV gene encoding 50S ribosomal protein L22 codes for MVESIARVRHIRVTPQKARRVVALIKGKQAEEALAILKFAQQSASEPIYKLVASAIANARVKADAAGEFFDEQDLFVKNAFVDEGTTLKRFQPRAQGRAFQIKKRTSHITVVLATPEVAESAPAQSKKASK; via the coding sequence ATGGTGGAGTCCATCGCACGCGTGCGACACATCCGCGTGACCCCTCAGAAGGCTCGTCGTGTCGTCGCTCTCATCAAGGGCAAGCAGGCTGAAGAAGCTCTCGCGATCCTGAAGTTCGCGCAGCAGAGCGCCAGCGAGCCCATCTACAAGCTGGTCGCCTCGGCGATCGCGAACGCCCGTGTGAAGGCGGATGCGGCAGGCGAGTTCTTCGACGAGCAGGATCTGTTCGTCAAGAACGCGTTCGTCGACGAGGGCACGACGCTCAAGCGTTTCCAGCCCCGCGCCCAGGGCCGCGCGTTCCAGATCAAGAAGCGCACCAGCCACATCACCGTCGTCCTGGCGACGCCCGAGGTGGCAGAGTCCGCCCCGGCCCAGAGCAAGAAGGCGAGCAAGTAA
- the rpsS gene encoding 30S ribosomal protein S19 codes for MPRSLKKGPFVDEHLLRKVVSQNEAGSKNVIKTWSRRSMIVPAMLGHTIAVHDGRKHIPVFVSETMVGHKLGEFAPTRTFRGHVKDDKKGRRR; via the coding sequence ATGCCACGCAGTCTGAAGAAGGGCCCCTTCGTCGACGAGCACCTGCTTCGCAAGGTTGTCTCGCAGAACGAGGCGGGTTCCAAGAACGTCATCAAGACCTGGTCGCGCCGATCCATGATCGTGCCCGCGATGCTCGGTCACACGATCGCGGTCCACGACGGTCGCAAGCACATCCCTGTGTTCGTGAGCGAGACCATGGTCGGCCACAAGCTGGGCGAGTTCGCGCCCACCCGCACCTTCCGCGGCCACGTGAAGGACGACAAGAAGGGCCGTCGCCGCTGA
- the rplB gene encoding 50S ribosomal protein L2, protein MAIRKYKPTTPGRRGSSVADFAEITRSTPEKSLLRPLSKTGGRNNQGRITTRHIGGGHKRQYRVIDFRRNDKDGINAKVAHIEYDPNRTARIALLHYVDGEKRYILAPNKLQQGDVVESGAGADIKPGNNLPLRNIPTGTVIHAIELRPGGGAKMARSAGASVRLVAKDGPYAQLRLPSGEIRNVDARCRATIGEVGNAEQSNINWGKAGRKRWKGVRPTVRGVAMNPVDHPHGGGEGKTSGGRHPVTPWGKAEGRTRHANKESDKYIVRRRTAGKKRK, encoded by the coding sequence ATGGCTATTCGCAAGTACAAGCCGACGACCCCCGGTCGTCGCGGCTCGTCGGTGGCGGACTTCGCCGAGATCACGCGATCGACGCCCGAGAAGTCCCTGCTGCGCCCGCTGAGCAAGACCGGTGGACGTAACAACCAGGGCCGCATCACGACGCGTCACATCGGTGGTGGCCACAAGCGCCAGTACCGCGTGATCGACTTCCGTCGCAACGACAAGGACGGAATCAACGCGAAGGTCGCTCACATCGAGTACGACCCCAACCGCACCGCGCGCATCGCGCTGCTGCACTACGTGGACGGCGAGAAGCGTTACATCCTCGCGCCGAACAAGCTGCAGCAGGGTGATGTCGTGGAGTCGGGCGCCGGCGCTGACATCAAGCCCGGCAACAACCTGCCGCTGCGCAACATCCCGACCGGTACCGTGATCCACGCCATCGAGCTCCGCCCCGGCGGCGGCGCGAAGATGGCGCGTTCGGCCGGCGCCAGCGTGCGCCTGGTCGCGAAGGACGGTCCCTACGCGCAGCTGCGACTGCCCTCCGGCGAGATCCGCAACGTCGACGCGCGCTGCCGCGCGACGATCGGCGAGGTCGGCAACGCCGAGCAGTCGAACATCAACTGGGGCAAGGCCGGCCGCAAGCGCTGGAAGGGCGTTCGCCCGACCGTCCGCGGTGTCGCGATGAACCCGGTCGACCACCCGCACGGTGGTGGCGAGGGCAAGACCAGCGGTGGACGCCACCCGGTCACGCCGTGGGGTAAGGCCGAGGGCCGCACCCGCCACGCCAACAAGGAAAGCGACAAGTACATCGTCCGCCGTCGCACCGCCGGCAAGAAGCGCAAGTAG
- the rplW gene encoding 50S ribosomal protein L23 has protein sequence MTAVNKDPRDIILKPVVSEKSYGLIDEGKYTFYVDTRANKTEIKLAIEKIFGVKVASVNTINRVGKARRTRFGIGKRKDTKRAIVTLKSGTIDIFTAVG, from the coding sequence ATGACCGCCGTGAACAAGGACCCGCGCGACATCATCCTGAAGCCGGTCGTCTCCGAGAAGAGCTACGGGCTGATCGACGAGGGCAAGTACACGTTCTACGTGGACACCCGCGCCAACAAGACCGAGATCAAGCTCGCCATCGAGAAGATCTTCGGCGTGAAGGTCGCTTCGGTCAACACGATCAACCGCGTCGGCAAGGCCCGTCGCACCCGCTTCGGCATCGGCAAGCGCAAGGACACCAAGCGCGCCATCGTCACCCTGAAGTCGGGCACCATCGACATCTTCACGGCAGTCGGCTGA
- the rplD gene encoding 50S ribosomal protein L4 translates to MADSTLALDVVKADGKKAGSVELPAALFDVKTNIPLIHQVVVAQLAAARQGTHSTKRRGEVSGAGRKPFKQKGTGNARQGSIRAPHMTGGGIVHGPKPRNYSQRTPKKMIAAALLGALSDRARGERLHIVDSFGVEGAPSTKAAAAVLNTLTPAKNVLVVIERDDELSLLSVRNLAYVHVLAFDQLNAYDVLVSDDIVFTKAAYDAFVASRTATEEVSA, encoded by the coding sequence ATGGCTGACTCGACTCTCGCGCTCGACGTCGTGAAGGCAGACGGCAAGAAGGCCGGCTCCGTTGAGCTGCCCGCCGCCCTGTTCGACGTCAAGACGAACATCCCCCTCATCCACCAGGTCGTCGTCGCGCAGCTCGCGGCGGCTCGCCAGGGCACGCACTCGACGAAGCGTCGTGGCGAGGTCTCCGGTGCCGGCCGCAAGCCCTTCAAGCAGAAGGGCACGGGTAACGCCCGTCAGGGCTCGATCCGTGCGCCGCACATGACCGGCGGTGGCATCGTCCACGGTCCGAAGCCGCGCAACTACTCGCAGCGCACGCCCAAGAAGATGATCGCGGCCGCCCTCCTGGGTGCGCTGAGCGATCGTGCTCGCGGCGAGCGTCTGCACATCGTCGACTCGTTCGGCGTCGAGGGTGCTCCCTCGACGAAGGCCGCTGCCGCGGTGCTGAACACGCTGACCCCCGCGAAGAACGTTCTCGTCGTCATCGAGCGTGACGATGAGCTGAGCCTGCTGAGCGTGCGCAACCTCGCGTACGTCCACGTGCTCGCCTTCGACCAGCTGAACGCCTACGACGTGCTCGTCTCCGACGACATCGTCTTCACCAAGGCCGCCTACGACGCGTTCGTCGCGTCGCGGACCGCCACCGAGGAGGTCTCGGCATGA
- the rplC gene encoding 50S ribosomal protein L3: protein MADINSKISQGLLGTKLGMTQVWNEQGKLVPVTVIQITPNVVTQIRTPEKDGYNAVQIAAGQIDPRKVTKPLEGHFEAAGVTPRRHVTEIRTANAADYSLGQELTVDGVFEAGKLVDVVGTSKGKGTAGVMKRHNFKGVSASHGAHRNHRKPGSIGASSTPSRVFKGMRMAGRMGGERVTVLNLTVHAVDAEKGLLLVKGAVPGARGRIVYVRNAVKGA, encoded by the coding sequence ATGGCTGACATCAACTCCAAGATCTCCCAGGGCCTCCTGGGCACCAAGCTCGGCATGACCCAGGTCTGGAACGAGCAGGGCAAGCTCGTCCCCGTGACGGTCATCCAGATCACGCCGAACGTGGTCACGCAGATCCGCACCCCCGAGAAGGACGGCTACAACGCCGTTCAGATCGCCGCGGGCCAGATCGACCCCCGCAAGGTCACCAAGCCCCTCGAGGGCCACTTCGAGGCTGCCGGCGTCACGCCGCGCCGCCACGTCACCGAGATCCGCACCGCGAACGCCGCTGACTACTCACTCGGTCAGGAGCTCACGGTCGACGGTGTCTTCGAAGCGGGCAAGCTGGTCGACGTCGTCGGCACCAGCAAGGGCAAGGGCACCGCGGGTGTCATGAAGCGCCACAACTTCAAGGGTGTCTCCGCCTCCCACGGTGCGCACCGCAACCACCGCAAGCCCGGTTCCATCGGTGCCTCCTCGACGCCCAGCCGCGTCTTCAAGGGCATGCGCATGGCCGGCCGCATGGGTGGCGAGCGCGTGACCGTCCTCAACCTCACGGTGCACGCCGTCGACGCCGAGAAGGGTCTGCTGCTCGTCAAGGGCGCTGTGCCCGGCGCTCGTGGCCGCATCGTCTACGTCCGCAACGCAGTGAAGGGTGCCTGA
- the rpsJ gene encoding 30S ribosomal protein S10 → MAGQKIRIRLKSYDHAGLDSSARKIVDTVTRAGATVVGPVPLPTEKNVVVVIRSPHKYKDSREHFEMRTHKRLIDIIDPTPKAVDSLMRLDLPADVNIEIKL, encoded by the coding sequence ATGGCGGGACAGAAGATCCGCATTCGCCTGAAGTCGTACGATCACGCGGGGCTCGACAGCTCGGCGCGCAAGATCGTCGACACCGTGACCCGAGCCGGCGCCACCGTCGTCGGCCCCGTGCCGCTGCCGACCGAGAAGAACGTCGTGGTCGTCATCCGGTCGCCCCACAAGTACAAGGACAGCCGCGAGCACTTCGAGATGCGCACCCACAAGCGCCTCATCGACATCATCGACCCGACGCCCAAGGCCGTCGACTCGCTGATGCGTCTCGACCTTCCGGCCGACGTCAACATCGAGATCAAGCTCTGA
- a CDS encoding LPXTG cell wall anchor domain-containing protein gives MKSLRTKIAAVVLTAAALVAAPAAAQAYVPTPGSPDAAVSGAPTPGGTVTLVATAFDGNTPISFVVTGENGAGITQASVKLAVSSSPTFNTTTSASGNASFNVKLPSNATGSYDISVTGQKNGVTVTETTSFAVGTGSGGTGSGSGLPATGVDSGSLMGVWIGGGVLLLGGLAVTVFAVRRQRQGA, from the coding sequence ATGAAGAGCCTTCGCACCAAGATCGCAGCGGTCGTGCTGACCGCTGCTGCCCTCGTTGCCGCTCCCGCGGCAGCGCAGGCCTACGTTCCCACGCCCGGATCGCCCGACGCGGCTGTCTCCGGTGCCCCCACCCCCGGCGGCACGGTGACGCTCGTCGCCACCGCCTTCGACGGCAACACGCCGATCAGCTTCGTCGTCACCGGCGAGAACGGTGCCGGTATCACGCAGGCCTCCGTCAAGCTGGCCGTGAGTTCGTCGCCGACGTTTAACACCACGACGAGTGCGTCGGGCAACGCATCGTTCAACGTCAAACTGCCCTCGAATGCGACCGGATCCTACGACATCTCGGTGACCGGCCAGAAGAACGGCGTCACCGTCACCGAGACCACGAGCTTCGCCGTGGGCACGGGAAGCGGCGGCACCGGCTCCGGCTCGGGTCTGCCCGCGACCGGTGTCGACAGTGGTTCGCTGATGGGCGTCTGGATCGGCGGCGGCGTACTGCTGCTCGGCGGCCTCGCGGTCACCGTGTTCGCCGTGCGTCGTCAGCGCCAGGGAGCCTGA